In one window of Henckelia pumila isolate YLH828 chromosome 1, ASM3356847v2, whole genome shotgun sequence DNA:
- the LOC140887601 gene encoding uncharacterized protein, giving the protein MATTGVLLAPVSGGNYLKTCNHLSSKSGAFTKTLMPGLKFEKSGFRTKHSLSVQAEYNDRRGGSDADFVAGFLLGGAVFGTLAYIFAPQIRRSLLNEDEYGFKRAKRPIYYDEGLEKTRQTLNEKISQLNSAIDNVSTRLRGGNNLPPVPAETDAEEAAL; this is encoded by the exons ATGGCTACGACCGGCGTACTTCTGGCTCCTGTCTCCG GAGGAAATTATCTTAAGACCTGCAACCATTTATCATCAAAATCGGGTGCCTTTACTAAGACATTGATGCCAGGATTGAAATTTGAGAAGTCCGGCTTCCGGACCAAGCACAGCTTGTCTGTTCAAGCAGAGTACAA TGATCGCAGGGGTGGTAGTGATGCTGATTTTGTTGCTGGTTTTCTTCTAGGGGGTGCAGTCTTTGGAACACTTGCTTATATTTTTGCACCACAG ATACGACGATCACTGCTAAATGAAGATGAGTATGGCTTCAAGAGGGCCAAGCGACCAATTTACTATGACGAAGGCTTAGAG AAAACCAGGCAGACCTTGAATGAAAAAATAAGCCAGCTCAACTCTGCCATCGACAATGTTTCTACCCGCTTGAGAGGTGGCAACAATTTACCTCCGGTGCCAGCTGAGACTGACGCGGAAGAAGCTGCCTTGTGA